Proteins from one Burkholderia oklahomensis C6786 genomic window:
- a CDS encoding SufD family Fe-S cluster assembly protein: MTTTDTDRIAERLAARRQLAEHGWISRRAESFRHLPPPAADAWLGDDVRGAHAIDLPAARAGWMLAPVGSGSLEHVDACWLSAADPAERAALFADLPTQPGDDAAPFFWAHRALCEAGLRLRIGSGPTRRAPAMLQLRLQPHASVEAPLVVIDVQPGAHCVLIESHGHDLAGRSRPVTQNLHAYVRLGAGASLEHLRIATPGTHDRIAHHVHVRLERDAQYRQSLLGTGSDYHLQRTVLDLRGERALARASGVLFASAHAKLEQQVRAAHAAAHTQSSIDTLALASGDAQVVANAFSSIAAGAAGADLRQRLSGIPTSGEPRVVLRPHLEIHHDDVQAAHGATWGALPDDALFYACQRGLDRRDALAMIVTGMAHAALARGIDTPGMLETLGGDALLAREVARHLAEQPESRHG, translated from the coding sequence ATGACGACAACAGACACCGACAGGATCGCCGAAAGGCTCGCCGCCCGCCGCCAATTGGCGGAACACGGCTGGATCTCCCGCCGCGCCGAATCGTTCCGTCATCTGCCGCCGCCCGCGGCCGATGCGTGGCTCGGCGACGACGTTCGCGGCGCACACGCGATCGACCTGCCCGCCGCGCGCGCCGGCTGGATGCTCGCGCCCGTCGGTTCCGGCTCGCTCGAGCATGTCGATGCGTGCTGGCTGAGCGCCGCCGATCCCGCCGAGCGCGCCGCGCTATTCGCGGATCTGCCGACGCAACCCGGCGACGACGCCGCACCGTTTTTCTGGGCGCATCGCGCGCTGTGCGAAGCGGGCCTGCGTCTGCGCATCGGCAGCGGCCCGACGCGCCGCGCGCCCGCGATGCTGCAGCTTCGACTGCAGCCGCATGCGAGCGTCGAAGCGCCGCTCGTCGTCATCGACGTGCAGCCCGGCGCGCACTGCGTGCTGATCGAGTCGCACGGGCACGATCTCGCGGGCCGGAGCCGCCCGGTCACGCAGAATCTGCATGCGTACGTGCGGCTCGGCGCCGGCGCGTCGCTCGAGCATCTGCGCATCGCGACACCCGGCACGCACGACCGGATCGCGCATCACGTGCACGTGCGGCTCGAGCGCGACGCGCAATACCGGCAATCGCTGCTCGGCACGGGCAGCGACTACCACTTGCAGCGCACCGTGCTCGACCTGCGCGGCGAACGCGCGCTCGCACGCGCGTCCGGCGTGCTGTTCGCATCGGCACATGCGAAGCTCGAGCAGCAAGTGCGCGCGGCGCACGCCGCGGCGCACACGCAAAGCTCGATCGATACGCTCGCGCTCGCGAGCGGCGATGCTCAGGTCGTCGCGAACGCGTTTTCGTCGATCGCGGCGGGCGCGGCGGGCGCCGATCTTCGGCAGCGTCTGAGCGGCATTCCGACGAGCGGCGAGCCGCGCGTCGTGCTGCGACCGCATCTCGAGATCCATCACGACGACGTGCAGGCGGCGCACGGCGCGACGTGGGGCGCATTGCCCGACGACGCGCTCTTCTACGCCTGCCAGCGCGGTCTCGATCGGCGCGACGCGCTGGCGATGATCGTCACCGGGATGGCGCACGCGGCGCTCGCACGCGGCATCGACACGCCCGGCATGCTGGAGACGCTCGGCGGCGACGCGCTGCTCGCACGCGAAGTCGCACGGCACCTCGCCGAACAACCGGAGAGCCGTCATGGGTGA
- the sufC gene encoding Fe-S cluster assembly ATPase SufC, protein MSQSEPLLQVFDLSVDVAERRVLQSVSLDVPAGTLVVLMGANGSGKSTLGMTLAGHPAYRVAHGRARFAGQDLLAMNVQDRARAGLFLSFQAPPDVPGVRNSHFIRTALNAVREARGDGALDAVDFLGDARAAAARIGLSEAMLNRSMNEGFSGGERKRNELLQLALLRPRLAMLDEIDSGMDVDGVRAAIDLIGQLREQGTTFVIVSHYLQMIESLAPDAVLLLDRGRIVESGDLGLAREISAKGFARTGALVEA, encoded by the coding sequence ATGAGCCAATCCGAACCCTTGCTGCAGGTATTCGACCTGAGCGTCGACGTCGCCGAGCGCCGCGTGCTGCAATCGGTGTCGCTCGACGTGCCGGCGGGCACGCTCGTCGTGCTGATGGGCGCGAACGGCAGCGGCAAGAGCACGCTCGGCATGACGCTCGCGGGCCATCCGGCGTATCGCGTCGCGCACGGCCGCGCGCGATTCGCCGGGCAGGATCTGCTCGCGATGAACGTGCAGGACCGCGCGCGCGCCGGCCTGTTCCTGTCATTCCAGGCGCCGCCCGACGTTCCCGGCGTAAGGAACAGTCACTTCATCCGTACCGCGCTCAACGCGGTGCGCGAGGCGCGCGGCGATGGCGCGCTCGATGCGGTCGATTTTCTCGGCGACGCGCGCGCGGCCGCCGCGCGCATCGGCCTGTCCGAGGCAATGCTCAATCGTTCGATGAACGAAGGTTTCTCGGGCGGCGAGCGCAAGCGCAACGAGCTGCTGCAGCTCGCGCTGCTGCGGCCGCGGCTCGCGATGCTCGACGAGATCGACTCGGGGATGGATGTCGACGGCGTGCGCGCGGCGATCGATCTCATCGGTCAGTTGCGCGAGCAAGGCACCACGTTCGTGATCGTGTCGCATTACCTGCAGATGATCGAGTCGCTCGCGCCCGACGCCGTGCTGCTGCTCGATCGCGGTCGGATCGTCGAATCCGGCGATCTCGGCCTTGCGCGCGAGATCTCCGCAAAGGGTTTCGCTCGCACCGGCGCGCTCGTGGAGGCCTGA
- the sufB gene encoding Fe-S cluster assembly protein SufB, which yields MLNVDQATPLARALEQSYRHGFVTDIESDSLPPGLDENVVREISRRKREPEFLLKWRLAAFEHWLTMSPPDWGKLRIAPIDFQAQSYYSAPKSLKDRPKRLDDVDPKLLETYEKLNVPLHERARLAGVAVDAVFDSVSVGTTFREQLAEAGVIFCSFSHAVEHHPELIERYLGTVVPPTDNFYAALNSAVFSDGSFVYVPEGVRCPMELSSYFRINAQNTGQFERTLIIAEPGSHVSYLEGCTAPQRDEHQLHAAVVELVAHDDAHIKYSTVQNWYPGDARGVGGIYNFVTKRGLCAGARSRIAWTQIETGSAITWKYPSVVLRGDESSGEFHSIAVSNHCQQADTGTKMIHLGRNTRSRIVSKGISAGRAQNSYRGLVRVARGAAGARNHTQCDSLLIGPQCGAHTFPYVESARRDAVVEHEATTTRISEDRLFYCRQRGIDPQEATALIVGGFCQAVLEALPMEFALEAKALLAVSLEGAVG from the coding sequence ATGCTCAACGTCGACCAAGCCACGCCGCTCGCACGAGCGCTCGAACAATCGTATCGGCACGGATTCGTGACCGACATCGAATCCGACTCGCTGCCGCCCGGTCTCGACGAGAACGTCGTCCGCGAGATTTCGCGCCGCAAGCGCGAACCGGAATTCCTGCTGAAGTGGCGGCTCGCCGCGTTCGAGCACTGGCTGACGATGTCGCCGCCCGATTGGGGCAAGCTGCGCATCGCGCCGATCGACTTCCAGGCGCAGTCGTACTATTCGGCGCCGAAATCGCTGAAGGACCGGCCGAAGCGTCTCGACGACGTCGACCCGAAGCTGCTCGAAACCTACGAGAAGCTCAACGTGCCGCTGCACGAGCGTGCGCGGCTCGCCGGCGTCGCGGTCGACGCGGTGTTCGACTCGGTGTCGGTCGGCACGACGTTTCGCGAGCAGCTCGCCGAAGCGGGCGTGATCTTCTGCTCGTTCTCGCACGCGGTCGAACACCATCCCGAGCTGATCGAGCGCTATCTCGGCACCGTCGTGCCGCCCACCGACAATTTCTACGCGGCGCTGAACTCCGCCGTGTTCTCCGACGGCTCGTTCGTCTACGTGCCGGAGGGCGTGCGCTGTCCGATGGAGCTGTCGTCGTACTTCCGGATCAACGCGCAGAACACCGGCCAGTTCGAACGGACGCTGATCATCGCCGAGCCCGGCAGCCACGTCAGCTATCTCGAAGGCTGCACCGCGCCGCAGCGCGACGAGCATCAGCTGCATGCGGCCGTCGTCGAGCTCGTCGCGCACGACGACGCGCACATCAAGTATTCGACCGTGCAGAACTGGTATCCGGGCGACGCGCGCGGCGTCGGCGGCATCTACAACTTCGTGACGAAGCGCGGACTCTGCGCGGGCGCGCGCTCGCGCATCGCGTGGACGCAGATCGAAACGGGATCCGCGATCACGTGGAAGTATCCGAGCGTCGTGCTGCGCGGCGACGAATCGAGCGGCGAATTCCATTCGATCGCCGTGTCGAACCACTGCCAGCAGGCCGATACCGGCACGAAGATGATCCATCTCGGCCGCAATACGCGCAGCCGGATCGTGTCGAAGGGAATCAGCGCCGGCCGCGCTCAGAACAGCTATCGCGGCCTCGTGCGCGTCGCGCGCGGCGCCGCGGGCGCGCGCAACCACACGCAGTGCGACTCGCTGCTGATCGGCCCGCAGTGCGGCGCGCACACGTTCCCGTACGTCGAGAGCGCACGCCGCGACGCCGTCGTCGAACACGAGGCGACGACGACCCGCATCTCCGAAGACCGCCTCTTCTATTGCCGGCAGCGCGGCATCGATCCGCAGGAAGCGACGGCGCTCATCGTCGGCGGCTTCTGCCAGGCCGTGCTCGAAGCGCTGCCGATGGAATTCGCACTCGAAGCGAAGGCGTTGCTCGCGGTGTCGCTCGAAGGCGCCGTCGGCTGA
- a CDS encoding NnrS family protein, which produces MKIPLATHQPTRQPTGLPVLRLGFRPFYLGGAYFGVVSIALWLASLHGYPVAGRSPGMSGLVWHVHEMVFGFSTAIIVGFLLTAIRAWTSRDTPHGAQLAALWLLWAAGRLLVWAGPELLAAVVDSAFLPITAVILLRVLLAARNHRNVFLTVALFLFGVLNMFFHWWAAHGRFDLALQAAYAAVGFIMLFVVVIAGRVVPMFTMNAIPGFTVKRWKFVETLAAPVTVVALCADATDLPAALVAAIAFAAAALHAMRVVGWRPWRVGARPILWILHVAYAWVPAGFAMLALAALDVVPHSLAIHALTVGVIGCAIVAMITRTALGHTGRPLRAGPAEIVCYWLLIAAALVRVFGPWLAPGATSVWVDLAGACWVAAFAAYGLRYTGYLTSSRIDGKAG; this is translated from the coding sequence GTGAAGATCCCCCTCGCGACCCATCAACCGACTCGACAACCCACCGGCCTGCCGGTGCTGCGGCTCGGGTTCCGGCCGTTCTATCTCGGCGGCGCGTATTTCGGGGTCGTCTCGATCGCGCTCTGGCTCGCATCGCTGCACGGCTATCCGGTCGCCGGCCGGTCGCCCGGCATGAGCGGCCTCGTGTGGCATGTGCACGAAATGGTGTTCGGCTTCTCGACCGCGATCATCGTCGGCTTTCTGCTCACGGCAATCCGCGCGTGGACGTCGCGCGATACGCCGCATGGCGCGCAGCTCGCCGCGCTGTGGCTGCTGTGGGCGGCCGGACGCCTTCTCGTCTGGGCGGGTCCCGAACTGCTCGCCGCCGTCGTCGACTCCGCATTCCTGCCGATCACCGCAGTCATCCTGTTGCGCGTGCTGCTCGCCGCGCGCAACCATCGCAACGTGTTCCTGACCGTCGCGCTCTTCCTGTTCGGCGTGCTGAACATGTTCTTTCACTGGTGGGCCGCGCATGGACGCTTCGATCTCGCGCTGCAGGCCGCGTATGCGGCCGTCGGCTTCATCATGCTGTTCGTCGTCGTGATCGCGGGGCGCGTCGTCCCGATGTTCACGATGAACGCGATTCCCGGCTTCACGGTGAAGCGCTGGAAGTTCGTCGAGACGTTGGCCGCGCCCGTCACCGTGGTCGCGCTCTGCGCGGACGCGACTGACCTGCCCGCCGCGCTCGTCGCCGCGATCGCGTTCGCGGCGGCCGCGCTGCACGCGATGCGCGTCGTCGGCTGGCGCCCGTGGCGCGTCGGCGCGCGGCCGATCCTGTGGATCCTGCATGTCGCGTATGCGTGGGTGCCGGCCGGCTTCGCGATGCTCGCGCTTGCCGCACTCGATGTCGTGCCGCACTCGCTCGCGATTCATGCGCTGACGGTCGGCGTGATCGGCTGCGCGATCGTCGCGATGATCACGCGCACCGCGCTCGGGCATACGGGCCGGCCGCTGCGCGCCGGGCCGGCCGAGATCGTGTGCTACTGGCTGCTGATCGCGGCCGCGCTCGTGCGCGTGTTCGGGCCGTGGCTCGCGCCCGGCGCGACGAGCGTCTGGGTGGATCTGGCAGGCGCATGCTGGGTGGCGGCGTTCGCCGCGTACGGGCTGCGCTACACCGGCTACCTGACTTCGTCGCGCATCGACGGCAAGGCGGGTTGA
- a CDS encoding methyl-accepting chemotaxis protein, with protein sequence MSKQLFGPGMRVMAHLKLPRKLAILAVLFLVPLVAALYATLATALHAYATTQSERDGISILETTQDLLKAVQVRRGAGASVLAGNDAMRAKFDAANATADRFVSTLKQQVRDTGRFDVVAPVDALASQYANAATGGLGMPVAALFNSHTEVIHSIFLFEKDLAVASQLGVDPDASNYHLIDSVLFVLPGTAETVGVLRGKGSAALSGGSFGDADKRELAVRAAGLAEQMNVIRHHLERVKAGLGGSGGAQAPDGADLGAVAAFQRTVASLASGDVSIDAKTYFQQGTDAIDALYRTHGALAQQLRERLAERAHAEQTKVVAVMALSVALVACALYLFVAFAMSTHDDVAQLSGCMRAVGDGDLRARLEVRGSDEFAFIKDGFNALLDVWAQTLTETRRVADSVMVGSQQIAAGNLDLSGRTETQAASLEETAASMEELTSTVRHNASNASHASSLSAEASERAADTSRIVGHAVSLMTKIHDSSNKMAEIVSVIEGIAFQTNILALNAAVEAARAGEQGKGFAVVAGEVRALAHRSATAAKDVKALIHESIRHVTDGASLFKRADDAIRSVNASIRSVDTVVSEIAKASEQQSDGIEQVNAAITQMDEVTQRNAALVEESAAASASLREQAEHMGQLVGRFVLA encoded by the coding sequence ATGAGCAAGCAACTATTTGGACCTGGAATGCGCGTGATGGCGCACTTGAAATTGCCCAGGAAGCTCGCGATTCTCGCCGTGCTGTTCCTGGTGCCGCTCGTCGCGGCGCTCTATGCGACGCTCGCCACCGCGCTTCACGCGTATGCGACGACGCAGAGCGAACGCGACGGCATCTCGATCCTCGAAACGACGCAGGATCTGCTGAAAGCGGTGCAGGTGCGGCGCGGCGCGGGTGCGTCGGTGCTCGCGGGCAACGACGCGATGCGAGCGAAGTTCGATGCAGCGAACGCAACCGCGGATCGCTTCGTGTCGACCTTGAAGCAGCAGGTGCGCGACACCGGCAGATTCGACGTCGTCGCGCCGGTCGACGCGCTCGCGAGCCAATATGCGAACGCGGCGACGGGCGGACTCGGCATGCCCGTCGCCGCGCTGTTCAATTCGCATACCGAAGTCATTCACTCGATCTTCCTGTTCGAGAAGGACCTCGCGGTCGCGTCGCAGCTCGGCGTCGATCCGGATGCATCGAACTATCACCTGATCGACTCGGTGCTGTTCGTGCTGCCGGGCACCGCCGAGACTGTCGGCGTGCTGCGCGGCAAGGGTTCGGCCGCGTTGAGCGGCGGCTCGTTCGGCGACGCCGACAAGCGTGAACTCGCGGTGCGCGCGGCCGGCCTCGCCGAGCAGATGAACGTGATCCGCCATCATCTCGAGCGGGTGAAAGCGGGGCTCGGCGGCAGCGGCGGCGCGCAGGCGCCGGACGGCGCCGATCTCGGCGCGGTCGCGGCATTTCAGCGCACCGTGGCGTCGCTCGCGAGCGGCGACGTGTCGATCGATGCGAAAACCTACTTCCAGCAAGGCACCGACGCGATCGACGCGCTATACCGCACGCACGGTGCGCTCGCGCAGCAATTGCGCGAGCGGCTCGCCGAGCGCGCGCACGCGGAGCAGACGAAGGTGGTCGCCGTCATGGCGTTGAGCGTCGCGCTCGTCGCGTGCGCGCTGTATCTCTTCGTCGCGTTCGCGATGTCGACGCACGACGACGTCGCGCAATTGTCCGGCTGCATGCGCGCGGTCGGCGACGGCGATCTGCGCGCGCGCCTCGAGGTGCGCGGGAGCGACGAGTTCGCGTTCATCAAGGACGGCTTCAACGCGTTGCTCGACGTCTGGGCGCAGACGCTGACCGAGACGCGGCGCGTCGCGGATTCCGTGATGGTCGGCAGCCAGCAGATCGCGGCCGGCAATCTCGATCTGTCGGGCCGCACCGAGACGCAAGCGGCATCGCTCGAGGAGACGGCCGCGAGCATGGAGGAGCTGACGTCGACGGTGCGCCACAACGCGTCGAACGCGTCGCATGCGAGCTCGCTGAGCGCCGAGGCGTCCGAGCGCGCGGCGGACACCAGCCGGATCGTGGGCCATGCGGTGTCGCTGATGACGAAGATTCACGACAGCTCGAACAAGATGGCGGAGATCGTGTCGGTGATCGAGGGCATCGCGTTCCAGACCAACATCCTCGCGCTGAACGCGGCCGTCGAGGCGGCGCGCGCGGGCGAGCAGGGCAAGGGCTTCGCGGTCGTCGCGGGCGAGGTGCGCGCGCTCGCGCATCGCAGCGCAACCGCAGCGAAGGACGTGAAGGCGCTGATCCACGAGTCGATCAGGCACGTGACCGACGGCGCGTCGCTGTTCAAGCGCGCGGACGATGCGATCCGCAGCGTGAACGCGTCGATCCGCAGCGTCGACACCGTGGTCAGCGAAATCGCGAAGGCGTCCGAGCAGCAGAGCGACGGGATCGAGCAGGTCAATGCGGCGATCACGCAGATGGACGAAGTGACGCAGCGCAACGCGGCGCTCGTCGAGGAATCGGCGGCCGCGAGCGCGTCGCTGCGCGAACAGGCCGAGCACATGGGCCAACTCGTCGGGCGCTTCGTGCTCGCGTAG
- the hemN gene encoding oxygen-independent coproporphyrinogen III oxidase — translation MDITTHSNDGTDTTAPLPHHDVSAFADVQISEALIRRFDRQGPRYTSYPTADRFSDTFDENAYREHLARRAAAERNPPLSVYLHLPFCESLCYFCACNKIITQDHGRTSAYVDYLIREMELVAPHLGRDRVTTQLHLGGGTPTFFAIDELARLMRALRSHFDFAPHAELGVEIDPRTVDAHTLQALAELGFNRTSFGVQDFDPSVQEAVHRIQPLPMVEHALAASRASGFESINIDLIYGLPRQTPESFSRTLDEVIRLSPDRIAVYNYAHLPSRFKAQRLIDESALPLAEDRLRIFIESTRRLLDAGYVYIGLDHFAKPTDELSKALRERSLHRNFQGYTTQAECDLIGFGISAIGKVGASYSQSTRSLKTYYRHLDAGRLPIERGFALTPDDLLRREIIMTVMCSTPLDFAVIGRKHGIDFARHFAAELAQLEPYREAGLLTIDANRIAITPKGRMFVRAIGMVFDGYLGRPASASYSKLI, via the coding sequence ATGGACATCACGACGCATTCGAACGACGGCACGGATACGACCGCGCCCCTTCCCCATCACGACGTGTCCGCGTTCGCGGACGTTCAGATTTCCGAAGCGCTGATTCGGCGCTTCGATCGCCAAGGGCCGCGCTACACGTCGTATCCGACGGCCGACCGGTTTTCCGACACATTCGACGAGAACGCGTATCGCGAGCATCTGGCGCGCCGCGCGGCGGCCGAGCGCAATCCGCCGTTGTCGGTCTATCTGCACCTGCCGTTCTGCGAGTCGCTCTGCTATTTCTGCGCGTGCAACAAGATCATCACGCAGGACCATGGCCGGACGAGCGCTTACGTCGACTACCTGATCCGCGAAATGGAGCTCGTCGCGCCGCATCTCGGCCGCGACCGCGTGACGACGCAACTGCATCTCGGCGGCGGCACGCCGACGTTCTTCGCGATCGACGAGCTCGCGCGCCTGATGCGCGCGCTGCGCAGCCACTTCGATTTCGCGCCGCACGCGGAGCTCGGCGTCGAGATCGATCCGCGCACGGTCGACGCGCACACGCTGCAGGCGCTCGCGGAGCTCGGCTTCAACCGGACGAGCTTCGGCGTTCAGGATTTCGATCCGTCCGTTCAGGAGGCGGTGCATCGCATCCAGCCGCTGCCGATGGTCGAGCACGCGCTCGCCGCGAGCCGCGCGTCCGGCTTCGAGTCGATCAACATCGATCTGATCTACGGACTGCCGCGGCAGACGCCCGAGAGCTTCTCGCGCACGCTCGACGAGGTGATCCGGCTGTCGCCCGATCGCATCGCGGTCTACAACTACGCGCATCTGCCGAGCCGCTTCAAGGCGCAGCGCCTGATCGACGAGTCGGCGCTGCCGCTCGCCGAGGATCGGCTGCGCATCTTCATCGAATCGACGCGGCGGCTGCTCGATGCGGGATACGTGTACATCGGGCTCGATCATTTCGCGAAGCCGACCGACGAGCTGAGCAAGGCGTTGCGCGAACGCAGTCTTCATCGCAATTTCCAGGGCTATACGACGCAGGCCGAATGCGATCTGATCGGCTTCGGCATCTCGGCGATCGGCAAGGTCGGCGCATCGTACAGCCAGTCGACGCGTTCGCTGAAGACGTACTACCGTCATCTCGACGCCGGGCGCCTGCCGATCGAGCGCGGCTTCGCGCTGACGCCCGACGATCTGCTGCGGCGCGAAATCATCATGACGGTGATGTGCAGCACGCCGCTCGATTTCGCCGTGATCGGCCGCAAGCACGGCATCGACTTCGCACGGCATTTCGCGGCCGAGCTCGCGCAGCTCGAGCCGTATCGCGAAGCGGGCCTGCTGACGATCGACGCAAACCGAATCGCCATTACGCCGAAGGGGCGCATGTTCGTGCGTGCGATCGGCATGGTGTTCGACGGCTATCTCGGCCGGCCCGCCTCGGCGTCCTATTCGAAGCTGATCTAG
- a CDS encoding Crp/Fnr family transcriptional regulator — translation MKESKIPVQDFLARLPLFSALSRGELDNLARGTMRVQAPRGQTVFSRGDPCGGFHMIVYGQIKLSSFSPLGIEKIVRLLGPGDSFGEAVMFMDKPYAVTAKTLTDTLLLHVTKTAVIEELDHNPVFARRMLASLSMRLHQLVVDVETYSLRSGTQRVISYLLEQTDAPAESGLQIRLETGKKAIASRLNLTPEHFSRVLRDLCTRELVVVNGRDIFIPDVSRLRSEMQY, via the coding sequence ATGAAAGAAAGCAAGATTCCCGTGCAGGACTTCCTCGCGCGATTGCCGCTCTTCAGCGCGCTTTCGCGCGGGGAGCTCGACAATCTCGCGCGCGGCACGATGCGCGTGCAGGCGCCGCGCGGGCAGACGGTGTTCAGCCGCGGCGATCCGTGCGGCGGCTTTCACATGATCGTCTACGGCCAGATCAAGCTGAGTTCGTTCTCGCCGCTCGGGATCGAGAAGATCGTGCGTCTGCTCGGGCCGGGCGACAGTTTCGGCGAGGCGGTGATGTTCATGGACAAGCCGTATGCGGTGACGGCGAAGACGCTCACCGACACGCTGCTGCTGCACGTGACGAAGACCGCCGTGATCGAGGAGCTCGATCACAATCCGGTGTTCGCGCGCAGGATGCTCGCGAGCCTCAGCATGCGGCTGCATCAGTTGGTCGTCGACGTCGAGACGTATTCGCTGCGCTCGGGAACGCAGCGCGTGATCAGCTATCTGCTCGAACAGACCGACGCGCCTGCGGAATCCGGCCTGCAGATTCGCCTCGAGACGGGCAAGAAGGCGATCGCGTCGCGGCTGAACCTCACGCCGGAGCATTTCTCGCGCGTGCTGCGCGATCTGTGCACGCGCGAGCTCGTCGTCGTCAACGGTCGCGACATCTTCATTCCCGACGTGAGCCGGTTACGCTCGGAGATGCAGTACTGA
- a CDS encoding NAD(P)H-dependent flavin oxidoreductase — MSAVKTAIENLVIKGRPLLPIVQGGMGVGVSAHRLAGTVASLGACGTISSVDLRRHHPDLMARTGRSRDRALIDAANREALDREIHAAKSLANGRGLVAVNVMRALSEYASYVRQSCESGAHAVVVGAGLPLDLPELTADFPDVALIPILSDARGIGLVLKKWMRKNRLPDAVVIENPRYAAGHLGAPTTDSLNNPNFAFRAVLEGTFELFKALGIERERIPLIAAGGIHSHEQVRQLFALGASAVQLGTPFAVTQEGDAHPNFKKVLVEAGPDDIVTFMSVAGLPARAVRTPWLTNYLEREKKLQRAAKPRKCVVGFDCLQQCGLRDGIAKHGQFCIDTRLAFALAGDIKRGLFFRGSETLPFGHEIRSARELIDYLLTGAKPAIAVAETPKPAQVPLPALG; from the coding sequence GTGTCCGCCGTCAAAACCGCAATCGAAAATCTCGTGATCAAGGGCAGGCCGTTGCTGCCGATTGTGCAAGGCGGGATGGGCGTCGGCGTGTCCGCGCATCGCCTTGCCGGCACCGTCGCGTCGCTCGGCGCATGCGGCACGATCTCGAGCGTCGATCTGCGTCGACATCACCCCGACCTGATGGCGCGCACCGGCCGCTCGCGCGACCGCGCGCTCATCGACGCGGCGAATCGCGAAGCGCTGGATCGCGAGATCCATGCGGCGAAGTCGCTCGCGAACGGCCGCGGACTCGTCGCCGTCAACGTGATGCGCGCGTTGTCCGAATATGCGTCGTACGTGCGCCAGTCGTGCGAAAGCGGCGCGCATGCGGTCGTCGTCGGCGCGGGCCTGCCGCTCGACTTGCCGGAGCTGACCGCTGATTTTCCCGACGTCGCGCTGATTCCGATCCTGTCGGATGCACGTGGGATCGGACTCGTGCTGAAGAAGTGGATGCGCAAGAACCGTTTGCCCGACGCCGTCGTCATCGAGAATCCGCGCTACGCGGCGGGCCACCTCGGCGCGCCGACGACGGACAGCCTGAACAATCCGAATTTCGCCTTTCGCGCCGTGCTCGAAGGCACGTTCGAACTGTTCAAGGCACTCGGCATCGAGCGTGAACGCATTCCGCTCATCGCGGCGGGCGGCATCCACAGCCATGAGCAGGTGCGACAGCTGTTCGCGCTCGGCGCGAGCGCGGTGCAGCTCGGCACGCCGTTCGCCGTGACGCAAGAGGGCGATGCGCATCCGAACTTCAAGAAGGTGCTCGTCGAAGCGGGGCCCGACGACATCGTCACGTTCATGAGCGTCGCGGGCTTGCCCGCGCGCGCGGTGCGCACCCCGTGGCTCACGAATTATCTGGAACGGGAGAAGAAGCTGCAGCGCGCGGCGAAGCCGCGCAAGTGCGTCGTCGGCTTCGACTGCCTGCAGCAGTGCGGGCTGCGCGACGGCATCGCGAAGCACGGCCAGTTCTGCATCGATACGCGGCTCGCGTTCGCGCTCGCGGGCGACATCAAGCGCGGCCTGTTCTTCCGCGGCTCGGAAACGCTGCCGTTCGGTCACGAGATCCGTTCCGCGCGCGAGCTGATCGACTATCTGCTGACGGGCGCGAAGCCCGCGATCGCCGTAGCCGAAACGCCCAAGCCGGCTCAAGTGCCGCTGCCCGCGCTGGGCTGA